From a single Fulvivirga ulvae genomic region:
- a CDS encoding SixA phosphatase family protein — MKTLYIVRHAKSSWDYPNLSDQDRPLNKRGERDAPKMGERLNNRGIFPDLMLSSPANRALTTCKTIARELDYPLDGIEINDHLYHASEDSLLDIVNSTDDTWLSLMIFGHNPGFTDFANSLTDEYLDNIPTCGVFACTFEVDSWQDVDFGNGRLLFFDYPKKKVT; from the coding sequence ATGAAAACACTATATATTGTCAGGCATGCCAAATCCAGCTGGGATTATCCCAACCTTTCTGATCAAGACCGGCCATTGAACAAACGAGGAGAAAGGGATGCTCCTAAAATGGGAGAAAGATTAAATAACAGGGGCATTTTTCCCGACCTTATGCTTTCAAGCCCTGCCAATCGTGCACTAACCACCTGCAAAACAATAGCCAGGGAACTGGATTACCCACTGGATGGAATCGAGATAAATGATCATCTCTATCACGCCAGCGAGGACTCTCTGCTCGATATCGTCAACAGTACCGACGACACATGGCTCTCCCTTATGATCTTCGGGCATAACCCGGGTTTTACAGATTTTGCCAATAGTCTCACGGATGAATACCTGGACAATATTCCGACCTGTGGGGTATTTGCCTGTACTTTTGAGGTTGACAGCTGGCAGGACGTGGATTTTGGTAATGGACGCTTATTGTTTTTTGATTACCCTAAAAAGAAGGTAACCTAA
- the porQ gene encoding type IX secretion system protein PorQ, giving the protein MLKDIIAVVCLLAICSIGHAQVGGQRSYEFLNIPYSARTSGLGGVNVSLADVDLNMVYSNPALTSDTLSGHLSFNYLSYFADINSFSFVYQHDFGKYGEWFFGANHFDYGTIESFDNTGADLGEVESGETVVYLGRSHSIAHFTVGATFKFVNSSIAGYTSNALAMDIGGVFKHPSQKFTTGLVFKNIGLVTSQYTDTDEAKLPFDVQFGASFKPSHMPFRFSFTGYNLYQRDVSYYDPAQMPADDKPGAFDKIFRHIVIGTELLLTKNVNLRMGYNHLIRQELKLENTSGGAGFSFGLMFRIKAFEFAYSRGGYHVAGGSNNFTLTANTNLFFRKGKL; this is encoded by the coding sequence ATGCTGAAAGATATCATAGCCGTTGTTTGCCTGTTAGCTATTTGTAGCATTGGCCATGCACAGGTAGGCGGACAACGGTCATATGAGTTCTTAAATATTCCCTATTCGGCAAGAACCAGCGGGCTTGGAGGTGTAAATGTGTCACTGGCAGATGTTGATCTTAATATGGTCTATAGCAACCCGGCCCTGACTTCAGATACTCTGTCTGGCCATCTGTCATTTAACTACCTTTCCTACTTTGCCGATATCAATAGCTTTTCGTTTGTATATCAGCATGACTTCGGTAAGTATGGGGAATGGTTTTTTGGGGCCAATCATTTTGACTACGGCACCATTGAAAGCTTTGACAATACCGGAGCTGATTTGGGAGAAGTGGAATCCGGAGAGACAGTGGTCTACCTGGGGAGAAGCCATAGTATAGCGCATTTTACGGTAGGCGCTACCTTTAAATTCGTCAACTCGTCTATTGCAGGATATACTTCTAATGCCCTTGCCATGGATATCGGAGGTGTCTTTAAGCATCCTTCGCAAAAGTTTACTACAGGGCTGGTGTTTAAAAATATTGGGTTGGTTACTTCTCAATACACCGATACTGACGAAGCTAAACTACCTTTTGATGTACAGTTTGGTGCTAGTTTTAAGCCTAGCCACATGCCCTTCAGGTTCTCATTTACAGGCTACAACCTGTATCAGAGAGATGTCAGCTACTACGACCCGGCTCAAATGCCGGCAGATGACAAGCCGGGAGCCTTCGATAAAATATTCAGGCATATTGTAATAGGGACAGAGCTCCTGCTAACAAAAAATGTAAATTTAAGGATGGGATATAACCATTTGATCAGGCAAGAGTTAAAGTTAGAAAACACTTCCGGTGGAGCCGGATTCTCATTCGGTCTGATGTTTAGGATAAAAGCCTTTGAGTTTGCCTACAGCAGGGGAGGATATCATGTGGCTGGTGGATCCAATAACTTTACACTTACTGCCAACACAAACTTATTTTTTAGAAAAGGAAAATTGTAA
- the lon gene encoding endopeptidase La has protein sequence MFHKLFLSDLVQEDSEGLIQLINPEEEGENPPEDIPEDVPILPIRNTVLFPGVVIPITVGRQKSIKLVKKAYQGDRYIGVIAQKNVQTEDPNKEDIYSVGTIARIIKMLVLPDGNTTIIIQGKSRFEIDSILKEEPYITAKVKLLKSDFPKGNKKEIKAIIQSLKDAASKILKLNPEIPQEAQMALDNIQDLGFLTHFLSSNLNAEVADKQRLLEINDGIRRATLLLEYMLKEIQLLELKHDIQKKVHTDIDQQQRDYYLRQQIKVMQDELGFDGPDQEVEELRIKGEKKNWPDEVARHFNKELDKILRMNPAAAEYPVAMNYVELLLELPWHEYTKDNFDLKRARKILDKDHFGMEKVKERIIEYLAVLKLKQDMKGPILCLYGPPGVGKTSLGRSIAKALKRKYVRMSLGGVHDEAEIRGHRKTYVGALPGKLIQNIKKAKSSNPVFILDEIDKVSSDFRGDPASALLEVLDPEQNSTFADNYLELEYDLSKVLFIATANSLETIHPALRDRMEIIEISGYTQEEKVEIAKKHLIPKQKKEHGLKSADVTFHKKAIEKVIDGYTRESGVRNLERKLGSVIRHVAKSIAMEEEFNQTITADEVVNIMGAEIFDKELYQGNEIAGVVTGLAWTQVGGEILFIESSLSKGKGKLTLSGQLGDVMKESAMAAISYLKANAERLNIDHRAFDQYDLHVHVPAGAVPKDGPSAGITMFTSLASIYTQRKVREKLAMTGEITLRGKVLPVGGIKEKILAAKRAGIKEIILSERNKRDISEIDERYIKDLNINYVDTVDEVLKVALLKDKVKNPMKFTFADTTVSSNN, from the coding sequence ATGTTTCATAAATTATTTTTGTCTGATTTAGTGCAGGAGGATTCCGAAGGTCTTATTCAACTGATTAATCCCGAGGAGGAGGGAGAGAATCCGCCGGAAGATATCCCTGAGGATGTTCCTATATTACCAATCAGAAATACCGTTTTGTTTCCGGGAGTTGTAATACCTATAACTGTAGGTAGACAGAAATCCATCAAACTTGTGAAGAAAGCCTACCAGGGCGACCGCTACATAGGTGTAATTGCTCAGAAGAATGTACAAACGGAAGATCCCAATAAAGAGGATATCTATAGTGTAGGTACAATTGCCCGTATTATTAAAATGCTGGTATTGCCCGATGGAAACACCACAATTATCATCCAGGGGAAAAGCAGGTTCGAAATTGATTCGATCCTTAAGGAAGAGCCGTATATTACTGCTAAGGTGAAGTTATTGAAGAGTGACTTTCCCAAGGGCAATAAAAAAGAAATCAAAGCCATCATTCAGTCGTTAAAGGATGCCGCTTCAAAAATACTAAAACTTAACCCTGAAATACCCCAGGAGGCGCAAATGGCCCTTGATAATATTCAGGATCTCGGGTTTCTTACCCATTTTCTTTCATCTAACCTTAATGCAGAGGTTGCCGATAAGCAAAGGCTTTTGGAAATCAACGATGGCATCAGGCGGGCAACACTACTGCTTGAATACATGCTAAAGGAGATCCAGCTATTAGAACTGAAGCATGACATACAAAAGAAAGTACACACTGATATAGATCAGCAGCAAAGAGACTATTATCTCAGGCAGCAGATCAAGGTCATGCAGGATGAGCTGGGCTTTGACGGGCCGGACCAGGAAGTAGAGGAGCTGAGAATTAAGGGAGAAAAGAAAAACTGGCCTGATGAAGTAGCCAGGCATTTTAACAAAGAGCTGGATAAAATCCTCAGAATGAACCCTGCAGCAGCGGAGTATCCCGTAGCTATGAACTATGTGGAATTGCTATTGGAGCTGCCCTGGCATGAATATACTAAGGATAACTTCGACCTGAAAAGAGCCAGGAAGATTCTGGACAAAGATCACTTTGGAATGGAAAAGGTCAAGGAGCGTATTATTGAGTACCTGGCCGTCCTTAAGCTCAAACAAGATATGAAGGGCCCCATCTTATGCCTTTATGGCCCTCCGGGAGTAGGTAAGACTTCATTGGGGCGTTCTATTGCCAAGGCTTTGAAAAGAAAGTATGTCAGAATGTCACTGGGGGGTGTCCATGATGAAGCAGAAATAAGAGGGCACAGAAAGACTTATGTAGGTGCGCTGCCCGGTAAGCTGATCCAGAACATCAAAAAAGCCAAGTCTTCTAATCCGGTATTTATACTTGATGAAATTGACAAGGTTAGCTCTGACTTCCGTGGAGATCCTGCGTCTGCTCTGCTTGAAGTGCTTGATCCTGAGCAAAACAGCACCTTTGCAGATAACTACCTCGAACTTGAATATGATTTGTCGAAGGTACTTTTTATTGCAACAGCCAACTCATTGGAAACCATCCATCCTGCATTACGGGATAGAATGGAGATCATTGAAATATCAGGATATACCCAGGAAGAGAAAGTGGAAATTGCTAAAAAACACCTTATACCCAAGCAGAAAAAAGAACATGGACTGAAAAGCGCTGATGTAACCTTTCATAAAAAGGCCATTGAAAAGGTGATTGACGGATACACCAGAGAGTCCGGTGTGAGGAATCTTGAACGAAAGCTTGGATCCGTGATTCGTCATGTTGCCAAGTCCATTGCCATGGAGGAGGAGTTCAACCAAACAATTACTGCTGATGAGGTTGTAAATATTATGGGTGCCGAGATCTTCGATAAAGAGCTGTATCAAGGCAATGAAATAGCCGGGGTGGTTACCGGGCTTGCCTGGACGCAGGTAGGAGGTGAGATACTGTTTATAGAATCGAGTCTGAGTAAAGGGAAAGGAAAGCTGACGTTATCCGGACAGTTGGGCGATGTGATGAAGGAATCAGCCATGGCGGCGATTTCGTATCTCAAAGCTAATGCTGAAAGGCTGAATATAGATCATCGCGCCTTTGACCAGTATGACCTGCACGTACATGTTCCTGCCGGAGCTGTTCCCAAAGACGGCCCTTCTGCGGGTATCACCATGTTCACTTCACTGGCTTCTATCTACACACAGCGCAAGGTAAGAGAGAAACTGGCTATGACCGGGGAGATTACACTGAGAGGTAAAGTACTGCCGGTAGGCGGAATTAAAGAGAAAATTCTTGCTGCAAAAAGGGCTGGAATTAAAGAAATTATACTTTCTGAGAGAAATAAGCGAGATATTAGCGAAATTGACGAAAGATATATAAAAGATTTGAATATAAACTACGTTGATACTGTCGATGAAGTACTTAAAGTGGCACTTTTAAAAGACAAAGTGAAAAACCCCATGAAATTTACTTTTGCGGATACAACGGTCAGTAGCAATAACTAG
- the ettA gene encoding energy-dependent translational throttle protein EttA, whose amino-acid sequence MSDEKIIFSMAGVNKIYPPNKHVLKDIYLSFFYGAKIGVLGLNGSGKSSLLRIIAGVDKDYRGEVVFDGSYSVGLLEQEPQLDPSKTVKEVVEEGVKETVALLKKFEEINEKFADPALMEDPDAMNKLIEQQGEVQEKLDQLNAWELDSKLERAMDALRTPPADAKIENLSGGEKRRVALCRLLLQEPDILLLDEPTNHLDAESVHWLEQHLQRYEGTVIAVTHDRYFLDNVAGWILELDRGEGIPWKGNYSSWLEQKQKRLSQEEKSESKRQKTLERELEWARMSPKGRHAKAKARLNAYDKLLSEETKEKEAKLELFIPAGPRLGDKVIEAHGVAKGFGDKLLYENLEFSLPKAGIVGIIGPNGAGKTTLFKMITGQEKPDEGTFEVGPTVEIAYVDQEHHNLKPEQTVWEAISGGNEVINMGGKQINSRAYVSKFNFSGGDQQKKLKELSGGMRNRVHLAIALKQGANLLLLDEPTNDLDVNTLRALEEALENFGGCAVIISHDRWFLDRVCTHILAFEGDSQVVWYDGNFTEYEENRRQRLGDEGPKRIKYKKLVK is encoded by the coding sequence ATGAGTGACGAAAAAATAATCTTTTCAATGGCGGGGGTAAATAAAATTTACCCGCCTAATAAACATGTTTTGAAGGACATTTACCTTTCTTTCTTCTATGGAGCCAAGATTGGTGTGCTGGGTCTTAATGGCTCAGGCAAGTCCTCCCTGCTACGTATAATCGCAGGAGTAGATAAAGATTACAGAGGTGAAGTAGTATTTGATGGCAGCTATTCTGTAGGCCTTTTAGAGCAGGAACCTCAGCTTGATCCATCTAAAACGGTAAAGGAAGTAGTAGAGGAAGGAGTAAAAGAGACCGTTGCCCTGCTAAAGAAATTCGAAGAGATCAACGAAAAGTTTGCTGACCCTGCACTAATGGAAGACCCTGACGCCATGAACAAGCTTATTGAGCAGCAGGGAGAGGTACAGGAAAAACTCGATCAACTTAACGCCTGGGAACTGGACAGCAAGCTGGAAAGAGCAATGGATGCTCTGAGAACACCTCCTGCCGATGCAAAAATTGAGAACCTGTCCGGTGGTGAGAAAAGACGTGTGGCCTTATGCAGGTTATTGCTTCAGGAGCCCGACATCTTATTATTGGATGAGCCTACAAACCACCTCGATGCTGAATCGGTACACTGGCTGGAGCAACACCTCCAACGCTACGAAGGAACTGTAATAGCCGTAACCCACGACAGGTATTTCCTTGATAATGTTGCAGGGTGGATACTTGAGCTTGACCGCGGTGAAGGTATTCCTTGGAAGGGAAATTATTCTTCGTGGCTTGAGCAAAAGCAAAAACGCCTGAGCCAGGAGGAAAAATCCGAGTCCAAGCGTCAGAAAACCCTTGAACGAGAGCTTGAATGGGCAAGAATGTCACCCAAAGGCCGGCATGCTAAAGCAAAAGCGAGGTTAAATGCCTACGACAAGCTACTAAGTGAAGAGACAAAGGAGAAGGAAGCTAAGCTGGAACTCTTTATACCAGCCGGACCAAGGCTTGGAGACAAAGTAATCGAGGCGCATGGCGTAGCCAAAGGTTTTGGAGATAAACTACTGTATGAGAACCTGGAATTCTCTCTGCCTAAAGCAGGCATTGTTGGTATTATAGGACCAAATGGCGCCGGTAAAACTACCCTTTTCAAAATGATCACCGGGCAGGAAAAACCTGATGAAGGCACTTTTGAGGTGGGCCCAACAGTTGAAATTGCCTATGTAGACCAGGAACACCATAATCTGAAGCCTGAGCAAACCGTATGGGAAGCCATCAGTGGTGGTAATGAGGTAATCAACATGGGTGGTAAGCAAATCAACAGCCGCGCTTATGTAAGCAAGTTTAATTTCAGTGGCGGAGACCAGCAGAAGAAACTTAAGGAGCTGTCCGGCGGAATGCGAAACCGAGTGCATCTGGCTATCGCTCTGAAGCAAGGCGCAAACCTGCTACTGCTGGATGAGCCTACCAACGATCTGGATGTAAATACCTTAAGGGCCCTGGAAGAGGCGCTGGAGAACTTCGGTGGTTGTGCAGTTATCATTTCCCACGACAGGTGGTTCCTCGACAGGGTATGTACTCACATTCTTGCTTTCGAAGGAGACTCGCAGGTGGTATGGTATGACGGTAACTTTACCGAATATGAAGAAAACCGCAGACAGCGTCTTGGGGATGAAGGCCCTAAACGCATTAAGTACAAGAAATTGGTGAAATAA
- a CDS encoding DUF2795 domain-containing protein — translation MYWTLELASYLEDAPWPATKDELIDYSIRTGAPLEVVENLQELEDDGQPYENIEEIWPDYPTKEDFFFNEDEY, via the coding sequence ATGTATTGGACACTAGAATTAGCATCGTATTTAGAAGACGCGCCTTGGCCTGCTACCAAGGATGAACTCATTGACTATTCCATCAGAACAGGAGCACCATTAGAGGTGGTTGAGAATCTACAGGAGTTGGAGGATGATGGTCAGCCTTATGAGAACATTGAAGAGATCTGGCCGGATTATCCGACCAAAGAGGATTTCTTTTTTAATGAAGACGAGTATTAA
- a CDS encoding 2-C-methyl-D-erythritol 4-phosphate cytidylyltransferase has translation MASQEYAIIVAGGKGTRMNSATPKQFMLLNGTPILMHTLEAFFKYSDHIQIILVLPSADISTWTDLCIRHNFKRQLLITSGGASRFESVKNGLAQIKDETGLVAIHDGVRPLISPDIIAASFRLAAVHQSAIAAVRLKESIRITDQDTTKAVDRANYRLIQTPQTFAVKLIKQAYMIKEEASLTDDASVAERAGYKISLFEGSYENIKVTTPEDIAVAEALLNYKEHGS, from the coding sequence ATGGCTTCTCAAGAATACGCAATTATAGTCGCCGGAGGAAAAGGCACAAGAATGAACAGTGCCACCCCAAAGCAATTTATGTTGCTGAACGGGACACCTATTCTGATGCACACACTCGAGGCATTTTTTAAATATTCGGATCATATCCAAATAATCTTAGTGCTTCCCTCTGCCGACATTTCCACATGGACAGACTTATGTATCAGGCATAATTTCAAAAGACAACTTCTAATAACCAGCGGTGGTGCATCAAGATTTGAATCTGTAAAGAATGGCCTGGCTCAGATAAAAGATGAAACAGGCCTTGTAGCGATACATGACGGTGTACGTCCGCTGATAAGTCCGGATATCATCGCTGCGTCGTTCAGGCTGGCTGCTGTTCATCAAAGTGCGATTGCTGCGGTAAGGCTGAAGGAGTCGATTCGAATCACAGATCAGGACACTACCAAGGCTGTAGACCGGGCCAATTACAGGCTAATACAAACTCCGCAGACATTTGCTGTAAAGCTTATCAAGCAGGCTTACATGATCAAAGAAGAGGCCAGCCTGACGGATGATGCCAGTGTAGCCGAGCGTGCAGGATATAAAATTTCCTTATTCGAAGGAAGCTATGAAAATATAAAAGTTACTACTCCCGAAGATATTGCGGTTGCAGAAGCTTTATTGAATTACAAAGAACACGGAAGCTGA
- the hslU gene encoding ATP-dependent protease ATPase subunit HslU, producing MIDQKTYFTPKQIVEELDKYIIGQKDAKRNVAIALRNRWRRMNVKTDMQGEIVPNNILMIGATGVGKTEIARRLAKIANAPFTKVEASKFTEVGYVGRDVESMVRDLVEQSVNLVKEEKKEEVKMKAEQIVEDIILDALIPPLKSNGFSQKNPASTSTPTGELPQTEQELNEKTRERFREKIRSGEMEDRKIEINVQKPANAGVGMIGGGMMDESSMINLQEMISGMMPKKNKKRKVTIGEARKILMEEESSKLIDMDEVKDLAIKKAENTGIIFIDEIDKIAGGASKKGGGGPDVSREGVQRDLLPVVEGSTVNTKYGIMRTDHVLFIAAGAFHIAKPSDLIPELQGRFPIRVELDNLTKEDFYHILKEPRNALTKQYEALLASEDVELSFQADALEEIAETAFHINTEVENIGARRLHTVMSQLLNEFLFDVPDKIGPNAKIVVTREMVKEKLSGLVKNKDLSEYIL from the coding sequence ATGATAGATCAGAAAACATATTTTACGCCAAAGCAGATAGTAGAAGAACTTGATAAATACATCATTGGGCAGAAGGATGCTAAACGCAATGTAGCCATTGCACTGCGTAACCGCTGGAGAAGGATGAATGTAAAGACGGATATGCAGGGCGAGATTGTTCCCAACAATATTTTAATGATCGGTGCAACCGGAGTGGGGAAAACAGAAATAGCCAGAAGACTGGCTAAAATAGCCAATGCACCGTTCACAAAAGTGGAAGCTTCGAAATTTACTGAGGTAGGATATGTTGGCCGTGATGTGGAAAGTATGGTCAGGGACCTGGTAGAACAGTCAGTAAACCTGGTTAAAGAGGAGAAGAAGGAAGAAGTAAAGATGAAAGCTGAACAAATTGTAGAGGATATAATTCTGGATGCACTGATTCCTCCGTTAAAGAGCAACGGTTTCAGTCAAAAGAATCCGGCTTCTACAAGCACACCTACAGGAGAGCTACCCCAGACAGAGCAGGAGCTCAATGAAAAGACCCGTGAGCGCTTCCGGGAGAAGATCAGAAGCGGGGAAATGGAAGACCGAAAAATTGAAATTAATGTACAAAAGCCTGCAAATGCAGGCGTAGGCATGATAGGTGGTGGTATGATGGATGAATCCTCGATGATCAACCTGCAGGAAATGATCAGTGGCATGATGCCCAAGAAAAATAAAAAAAGAAAGGTTACTATTGGAGAAGCACGGAAAATATTGATGGAAGAAGAGTCTTCGAAGCTCATCGATATGGATGAAGTAAAAGACCTGGCAATAAAAAAGGCGGAGAACACGGGGATTATTTTCATAGATGAGATAGATAAAATTGCCGGTGGCGCTTCCAAGAAGGGGGGCGGTGGCCCTGATGTAAGCAGGGAAGGAGTACAGCGTGACCTGTTGCCTGTTGTGGAAGGAAGTACGGTAAATACAAAATACGGCATAATGAGGACGGATCACGTACTATTTATAGCTGCCGGAGCGTTTCATATAGCCAAACCGTCTGATCTGATTCCGGAGCTACAGGGCCGGTTCCCGATCAGGGTAGAGCTGGATAATCTGACCAAGGAAGATTTTTATCACATACTTAAAGAACCAAGGAATGCTCTGACTAAACAGTATGAAGCGTTGCTGGCATCAGAAGATGTGGAACTTTCTTTCCAGGCAGATGCGTTGGAAGAAATAGCTGAAACTGCCTTCCATATTAATACCGAGGTTGAGAATATAGGGGCACGAAGGTTACATACCGTCATGAGCCAGTTACTTAACGAATTTTTGTTTGATGTGCCCGATAAGATCGGCCCGAACGCCAAAATAGTAGTGACCAGGGAGATGGTTAAAGAAAAATTATCTGGTTTGGTTAAAAACAAAGACTTAAGTGAATACATACTTTAA
- a CDS encoding DUF4421 family protein, with product MKKLLLLTTITFGLFVAAFAQTDSITAVREAYIQEFPDRFYLKPILTVRNMSLRVDDKVGDQQSVKYEPINNTYLGLGLYMFNLGLELSLRLPSSDEDEQQYGETSAFDFQTNIYTKRWGADVAYQNYEGFYIKNPEDRFLEWRSDHPFIQREDLEVMNFQLNGFYMFNNDKFSYRSSYMQADKQKKSAGSFLLGTTFGVFRFRADSSLIPVSGEAANSDKGHVEAGKFTTLGILPGYTYNFILKDFYLNLSFSAGPANIWTRSTTTEGTDSAVKIRPVVGARVAVGYNSEKFFCGFSMVSQSVSYGLDNIDVNGQTGNAKLFFGIRFLEKGVMKKNLF from the coding sequence TTGAAGAAGTTACTTCTTTTAACAACTATTACTTTCGGTCTGTTTGTTGCAGCATTTGCGCAAACAGATAGTATAACAGCGGTCAGGGAGGCCTATATTCAGGAGTTTCCCGACCGGTTTTATTTGAAGCCAATTCTCACGGTGCGTAATATGAGCTTGAGGGTAGATGATAAGGTGGGAGATCAGCAATCCGTTAAATACGAGCCTATTAATAACACCTATCTGGGGCTGGGCCTATATATGTTTAACCTCGGTCTTGAGCTCTCATTAAGGTTACCCTCCAGTGATGAGGACGAGCAGCAGTATGGTGAGACCAGTGCATTTGATTTCCAGACCAATATTTATACAAAGCGCTGGGGTGCAGATGTGGCATACCAGAACTACGAAGGCTTTTATATCAAAAATCCGGAGGACAGATTTCTTGAATGGAGAAGCGACCATCCTTTTATTCAGAGAGAGGACCTGGAAGTGATGAATTTTCAGCTTAATGGATTTTATATGTTCAATAACGATAAGTTTTCTTATCGTTCGTCATATATGCAGGCCGATAAGCAAAAGAAAAGTGCAGGATCGTTTCTTTTAGGGACTACATTCGGCGTATTCAGATTTCGGGCTGATTCGTCATTAATACCGGTGTCGGGGGAGGCAGCAAATTCTGATAAAGGTCATGTGGAGGCAGGTAAGTTTACCACGTTGGGTATATTGCCGGGATATACCTATAACTTTATATTGAAGGATTTCTATCTTAATCTTTCCTTCTCCGCAGGGCCTGCGAACATCTGGACCCGATCAACTACCACAGAAGGAACCGACTCAGCAGTTAAGATCAGGCCTGTTGTAGGTGCCAGAGTGGCCGTTGGTTATAACAGCGAGAAATTCTTTTGTGGCTTCAGTATGGTAAGCCAGTCAGTAAGTTATGGGCTGGACAATATTGACGTGAATGGACAAACAGGAAATGCAAAGCTGTTTTTTGGAATCCGTTTTCTGGAGAAAGGTGTAATGAAGAAAAACCTTTTTTAG
- a CDS encoding DUF3267 domain-containing protein, translated as MESQQIKGRTYTLKGSSVNLLAFLFLIPVFLLFVLPYIFLYGYLEFHNGLRSFISISFLITLPLGIVLHELLHGAIWAYFAKNGFKSIAFGFNQKAMAPYCHCKEPLKVKHYALGGAAPGLLMGIIPAIVAIIIANGWLIIFGIFFTWAASGDILTLWMLRKLRRHELVSDHPEEIGFYIPGE; from the coding sequence ATGGAAAGCCAGCAAATAAAAGGGAGAACATATACCTTGAAAGGTTCCTCTGTTAATTTGCTGGCTTTTCTTTTTCTCATCCCTGTTTTTCTGCTTTTTGTCCTACCCTACATCTTCCTTTACGGCTATCTGGAATTTCACAATGGCTTGAGGAGTTTCATTAGTATCTCATTTCTTATTACTCTTCCTTTAGGTATAGTTTTGCATGAATTACTCCATGGCGCCATTTGGGCATATTTTGCAAAAAATGGGTTTAAATCTATTGCTTTCGGTTTTAATCAAAAGGCTATGGCTCCCTATTGTCATTGTAAAGAACCTTTAAAAGTAAAGCATTATGCTTTGGGTGGTGCAGCTCCAGGATTACTCATGGGCATTATACCTGCCATAGTAGCTATAATTATTGCCAATGGCTGGCTGATTATATTTGGCATTTTCTTTACCTGGGCTGCATCGGGAGACATCCTGACACTTTGGATGCTGCGCAAACTCCGGAGGCATGAACTCGTCAGTGATCATCCTGAGGAGATCGGTTTCTACATACCGGGGGAGTGA